From Companilactobacillus heilongjiangensis, one genomic window encodes:
- the hpt gene encoding hypoxanthine phosphoribosyltransferase: MNSDIEKVLVSTEEIEAANQRLGKQLAEEYRGKNPLFVCILRGAAMFMMDLVKQLDIEMEYDFMDVSSYGGENTMTTGDVRIIKDLDTPLRDRDVVIVEDIIDTGYTLDRLKELFDARHAKSIKIVSFLDKPARRIKHVKVDYVGVQIPDEFVVGYGMDYNEHYRNLPYVGVLKREIYSTK, translated from the coding sequence ATGAATTCAGATATTGAGAAGGTTTTAGTTTCCACAGAGGAGATTGAAGCCGCAAACCAACGTCTTGGAAAGCAATTAGCTGAAGAATACCGTGGTAAGAATCCATTGTTCGTTTGTATTTTACGTGGTGCAGCTATGTTTATGATGGATTTAGTTAAGCAACTTGATATTGAAATGGAATATGATTTCATGGACGTATCTAGTTATGGTGGTGAAAATACCATGACAACTGGTGATGTTCGAATTATTAAAGATTTGGATACACCGCTTCGTGATCGTGATGTTGTAATCGTCGAAGATATTATCGACACTGGCTACACTTTGGATCGTCTAAAGGAACTCTTTGATGCTCGTCATGCTAAGTCCATTAAAATCGTCTCTTTCTTGGATAAGCCAGCCCGTCGAATCAAGCATGTCAAAGTAGATTACGTCGGTGTTCAAATTCCTGATGAATTCGTTGTTGGTTATGGAATGGATTATAACGAGCATTACCGTAATTTACCTTATGTGGGCGTTTTGAAACGAGAGATATATAGTACAAAATAA
- a CDS encoding FtsB family cell division protein, translated as MEIRKLNSNVSVLQPKKAPTPNPGHHNYVKKVHRRRMAMIGIVFAIILVVFGVQIFNAHRTYANTMEQIEISKQKLDKQKSTQRDLKLEVSQLRDTNYIEKYIREKYMYSKPGEQIYNLPDDVKTTTIQK; from the coding sequence ATGGAAATACGTAAACTAAATTCTAACGTTTCTGTATTACAACCAAAAAAAGCACCAACTCCTAATCCCGGTCATCATAACTATGTTAAAAAAGTGCATCGTAGACGGATGGCTATGATTGGAATTGTTTTTGCAATAATTTTGGTTGTATTTGGCGTTCAAATTTTTAATGCTCACCGAACTTATGCCAATACAATGGAACAGATAGAAATTAGCAAACAGAAGCTGGATAAGCAAAAGTCGACGCAACGTGATTTGAAACTTGAGGTTAGTCAACTTCGTGACACGAATTATATTGAGAAGTATATTCGTGAAAAGTACATGTATAGCAAACCGGGTGAACAAATCTACAATTTGCCTGATGATGTGAAGACCACTACGATTCAAAAATAG
- the ftsH gene encoding ATP-dependent zinc metalloprotease FtsH, with product MKNNRNRLINNSLFYILLFVVLVLAASWFAGGQSSDQSKTLSQDQFITQLKQGKVKNFKLEPIGGAYQVTGEYKKAQKAETTRSVSLFSRNQATTSSEVTSFSSTVLPNNDTLKMINSAAMAKGVKTTAAPKSQSGQWISLILTVIVPFALFFFIIFAMMGRGGQGGGGANRVMNFGKSKVKPEDPKKNKVRFSDVAGAEEEKQELVEVVEFLKDPRKFVSLGARIPAGVLLEGPPGTGKTLLAKAVAGEAKVPFYSISGSDFVEMFVGVGASRVRDLFENAKKDAPSIIFIDEIDAVGRQRGSGTGGGNDEREQTLNQLLIEMDGFTGNEGVIVMAATNRSDVLDPALLRPGRFDRKILVGRPDVKGREAILKVHAKNKPFTDDVDLKAIAQQTPGFAGADLENLLNEAALVAARRGKQKIDPTDLDEAEDRVIAGPAKKNRVIPEQERHTVAYHEAGHALIGLVLSDSRVVRKVTIVPRGRAGGYAIMLPKDDQNLATKKELNEQITGLLGGRTAEEIIVGQPSSGASNDFEQATQIARTMVTEYGMTDRLGTVQLEKNGQPFSGGNYRAEPAYSQDTAMAIDQEVKRIIDEDHERAREILQSHREQHKIIAEALLKYETLDEKEILSLYNTGAMPANDANQQFPSESAATFEQAKKAAEAKDAAKQKSEELTKDDSPKSDDSDVDETTYPSENKDKPADDTKSDTDTSKNDNSEDSNSDKNDDNNNQE from the coding sequence ATGAAAAATAATCGAAATAGGTTAATCAATAATAGCCTGTTTTACATCTTGCTCTTTGTTGTTTTGGTTCTTGCAGCGAGTTGGTTTGCTGGTGGTCAATCCTCAGACCAATCAAAAACATTAAGCCAAGACCAATTCATCACACAATTGAAGCAAGGCAAAGTGAAGAATTTCAAACTAGAACCTATTGGAGGAGCTTATCAAGTAACTGGTGAATACAAGAAAGCTCAAAAAGCTGAAACAACACGTTCCGTTTCATTGTTCAGCCGTAACCAAGCTACGACTTCTAGTGAAGTAACTTCATTCAGTTCAACTGTTTTGCCTAACAATGATACGTTAAAGATGATTAATAGTGCCGCTATGGCTAAAGGGGTTAAGACTACTGCAGCTCCTAAGTCACAATCCGGACAATGGATCTCATTGATCTTAACGGTTATTGTTCCATTTGCATTATTCTTCTTTATAATCTTTGCGATGATGGGCCGAGGAGGCCAAGGTGGTGGCGGTGCAAACCGTGTCATGAACTTTGGTAAATCCAAGGTTAAACCAGAAGATCCAAAGAAAAACAAAGTTAGATTTTCTGATGTTGCCGGTGCTGAAGAAGAAAAACAAGAACTTGTTGAAGTTGTTGAATTTCTAAAAGATCCAAGAAAATTTGTCTCTCTAGGTGCCCGAATACCGGCTGGTGTTCTTTTAGAGGGTCCTCCCGGGACTGGTAAAACTTTACTAGCTAAGGCTGTTGCTGGTGAAGCTAAAGTTCCTTTCTATTCAATCTCTGGTTCAGATTTCGTTGAAATGTTCGTTGGTGTTGGTGCATCACGTGTTCGTGACTTGTTCGAAAATGCCAAGAAAGACGCTCCATCAATCATCTTTATCGATGAAATTGATGCTGTTGGTCGTCAACGTGGTTCTGGTACCGGTGGTGGTAATGATGAACGTGAACAAACTCTTAACCAATTATTGATTGAGATGGATGGATTTACAGGTAATGAAGGTGTCATCGTTATGGCTGCTACTAACCGTTCTGATGTCCTTGATCCTGCCTTGCTACGTCCAGGTCGTTTCGACAGAAAGATTCTTGTTGGTCGTCCTGATGTTAAAGGCCGTGAAGCTATTCTTAAAGTTCACGCTAAGAACAAACCATTTACAGATGATGTTGATTTGAAAGCAATTGCTCAACAAACTCCAGGTTTTGCTGGTGCTGATCTAGAAAACTTACTAAACGAAGCCGCACTTGTTGCTGCAAGACGTGGTAAGCAAAAGATTGACCCAACTGACCTTGATGAAGCTGAAGATCGTGTTATTGCGGGTCCAGCTAAGAAGAATCGTGTTATTCCTGAACAAGAGCGTCATACAGTTGCCTACCACGAAGCAGGACATGCTTTGATTGGTTTAGTATTGAGTGATTCTCGAGTTGTTAGAAAGGTTACTATCGTGCCTCGTGGACGTGCCGGCGGTTACGCTATCATGCTTCCTAAGGATGATCAAAACCTTGCTACTAAGAAGGAATTGAACGAACAAATTACTGGATTGCTTGGTGGTCGTACAGCTGAAGAAATTATCGTCGGTCAACCATCATCAGGTGCTTCAAATGACTTTGAACAAGCAACTCAAATTGCTCGTACAATGGTTACAGAATATGGTATGACAGACCGTTTAGGTACTGTTCAACTTGAAAAGAATGGTCAACCATTTAGTGGTGGTAACTATCGTGCTGAACCAGCATATTCACAAGATACTGCCATGGCTATTGATCAAGAAGTTAAACGCATTATCGATGAAGATCACGAACGTGCTCGAGAAATTCTTCAATCACATCGTGAACAACACAAGATTATTGCCGAGGCTTTGTTGAAGTATGAAACACTTGATGAAAAGGAAATCTTGAGTTTGTATAACACAGGAGCAATGCCTGCAAACGATGCAAATCAACAATTCCCAAGTGAAAGTGCTGCAACATTTGAACAAGCTAAGAAGGCTGCTGAAGCCAAAGATGCTGCTAAACAAAAATCAGAAGAATTAACTAAGGATGATTCACCAAAATCAGATGATTCTGATGTTGATGAAACAACATATCCTTCAGAAAACAAAGATAAGCCAGCTGACGATACAAAGTCTGATACTGATACATCTAAGAATGATAATTCTGAAGATTCAAATAGCGACAAGAATGATGATAATAACAATCAAGAATAA
- the dusB gene encoding tRNA dihydrouridine synthase DusB, producing the protein MEWKIGNVTIPNQVVVAPMAGITNSSFRVTAREFGAGLVVCEMISDQGIKYGNLKTLGMMFVDPKEHPVSIQIFGGTTESLVNAAKYVSENTGADIIDINMGCPVKKVTKIGAGSSWLRDPDKLYGMVKEVSSAVDKPVTVKMRTGWDADHILAVENALAAQEAGASAVAMHGRTKAQMYTGHSDWELLHEVAQHLTIPFIGNGDVKTPQDAKTMIEDVGADAVMVGRAVLGNLWRLNEMNHYLETGEILPEPSVGEKINIAKLQLQRLVDLKGEHVGVPEFRQQAAYYLKGIPHAVRTRAKVMNEDSMQEVFDTLDQFVESYEQREARSSKIS; encoded by the coding sequence ATGGAATGGAAAATAGGCAACGTCACAATCCCCAATCAGGTTGTCGTTGCGCCTATGGCAGGTATTACTAATTCGTCCTTTCGAGTTACAGCTAGAGAATTCGGCGCGGGCTTAGTTGTCTGTGAAATGATCAGTGATCAAGGTATCAAATATGGTAACTTGAAAACTTTGGGCATGATGTTCGTGGATCCAAAAGAACATCCAGTCAGCATTCAGATTTTTGGCGGTACAACGGAATCACTCGTTAACGCAGCTAAATATGTATCTGAAAATACTGGTGCCGATATTATTGATATTAATATGGGCTGTCCAGTCAAAAAGGTTACTAAGATTGGTGCTGGTTCAAGCTGGCTCCGTGATCCTGATAAGCTTTATGGCATGGTCAAAGAAGTCAGTTCGGCTGTTGATAAGCCAGTTACCGTGAAAATGCGGACTGGGTGGGACGCTGACCATATTCTGGCAGTTGAGAATGCATTGGCAGCGCAAGAGGCTGGAGCTTCTGCTGTGGCTATGCATGGACGAACGAAGGCACAGATGTATACCGGACATTCCGACTGGGAACTCTTACATGAAGTGGCTCAACATTTAACCATTCCTTTCATTGGAAATGGCGATGTGAAGACGCCTCAAGATGCTAAAACAATGATTGAAGACGTTGGAGCTGATGCTGTAATGGTTGGTCGGGCAGTGCTCGGCAATCTCTGGCGTTTAAATGAAATGAATCATTATTTGGAAACTGGCGAGATACTTCCTGAACCAAGTGTTGGAGAAAAAATTAATATAGCTAAACTTCAACTCCAACGTCTGGTAGACTTAAAAGGTGAGCATGTTGGTGTTCCAGAATTTCGTCAACAGGCAGCATATTATCTAAAGGGGATTCCCCATGCAGTCAGAACTCGTGCTAAAGTAATGAATGAAGATTCAATGCAAGAAGTTTTTGACACGTTAGATCAATTTGTTGAAAGTTACGAACAACGAGAAGCGAGATCATCAAAAATTTCGTAG
- the hslO gene encoding Hsp33 family molecular chaperone HslO, with protein sequence MTDTLTKAVSTDGKFRAYVVNATEMIQETQKRHDTWRNSSAALGRTMVGSLLVATSTLKEDEVLTTRVQGDGPVGTIVVDANAKGDVKGYISNPHVALKAREDGHIDVKAAVGTKGTLSITKDLHLKAPFTGSVPLVSGEIGMDFAYYMAKSEQIPSAIGVSVFVNPNETIGAAGGFLIQTLPGATDADIDKIEANLKIVPNMSTLLKEGLSNKDVMEKIMNGIEMKYLQDMPVKFQCDCSKERFSKALATLSRAELQATIKENHGAETVCKFCGNKYQFSEAELKDIVANKD encoded by the coding sequence ATGACTGATACTTTAACTAAAGCCGTTTCAACCGATGGTAAGTTTCGTGCTTACGTCGTCAACGCTACAGAAATGATTCAAGAAACACAAAAACGCCACGATACATGGAGAAACTCTAGTGCCGCTTTAGGTAGAACAATGGTTGGCTCACTATTAGTTGCCACTTCAACTTTGAAGGAAGATGAAGTTTTGACAACAAGAGTACAAGGCGATGGACCAGTTGGCACAATTGTTGTTGATGCTAATGCTAAAGGTGACGTCAAAGGATATATTTCTAATCCACACGTTGCTTTGAAGGCTAGAGAAGACGGCCATATCGACGTTAAAGCAGCTGTCGGTACAAAAGGAACATTAAGTATCACCAAAGATTTACATTTAAAGGCACCATTTACTGGTTCAGTACCATTAGTTTCCGGTGAAATCGGCATGGATTTTGCCTACTATATGGCTAAATCAGAACAAATCCCTTCAGCAATCGGTGTGTCAGTTTTCGTAAACCCTAACGAAACAATCGGAGCAGCTGGCGGATTCTTGATTCAGACATTGCCAGGAGCAACAGATGCAGATATTGATAAAATTGAAGCCAATTTAAAGATTGTGCCAAATATGTCAACATTGCTTAAAGAAGGCTTGAGTAACAAAGATGTCATGGAAAAAATCATGAACGGCATCGAAATGAAGTATCTTCAAGACATGCCAGTCAAGTTTCAATGCGACTGTTCAAAAGAAAGATTTTCAAAGGCTCTAGCAACATTATCACGAGCAGAGTTACAGGCAACGATCAAAGAAAATCATGGTGCCGAAACAGTCTGCAAGTTCTGTGGCAACAAGTATCAATTCTCAGAAGCAGAATTAAAGGATATCGTTGCTAATAAGGATTAA
- the tilS gene encoding tRNA lysidine(34) synthetase TilS codes for MELDNRITDTAKKVLKRYQAKKVLIAVSGGVDSMVLLNVIAQILPKDKFAVVNVDHDLRPESSAEVEFVQKNCVKNGYQFFTTKWEDKPSDDIGMEAAARKFRYSFFKQIMVSGQFDTLLTAHHGNDLAENILMKLIRSGNAYEVVSLKEQRPFGENGQIVRPLLDFSKRELAEYADIHDIKHVQDETNFDNITLRNRLRNNIFPQLQKENGQLLAHFRFFDQQVTALVSLAKKQFSQIEADMSLEESPQQIIGWIKPILNLDTEQQTLFWGNFFTKRKLDISISNRQIDQIIEIVCSDDANASINLADSWEFIRTYDRFVVKKSTPQILDEMDVSIGKEVTWGNKKLTITTDDSDYTLTTENIPQTITLRTRRDGDKLLLSNGRHQKLSKRFINEKVPAYERDNYLVLLFDNRIVWVEKIYNLGDYLKKGKNHYKINFVEVKE; via the coding sequence ATGGAACTAGATAACAGAATCACCGATACAGCAAAAAAAGTTTTAAAACGTTATCAGGCTAAAAAAGTTCTGATTGCAGTCTCTGGTGGCGTTGACTCGATGGTTTTACTGAATGTCATCGCCCAAATTTTACCGAAAGATAAATTTGCAGTTGTGAATGTCGATCATGATTTACGACCGGAAAGCAGCGCTGAAGTGGAGTTTGTTCAAAAAAACTGTGTTAAGAATGGCTATCAATTTTTTACTACCAAGTGGGAAGATAAGCCAAGTGACGATATAGGTATGGAGGCTGCGGCTAGAAAGTTTCGTTATAGCTTTTTCAAGCAAATTATGGTTTCAGGACAGTTTGATACTTTGCTGACAGCGCATCATGGCAATGACTTGGCTGAGAATATTTTGATGAAATTGATTCGTTCCGGTAACGCTTATGAAGTAGTCAGCTTGAAAGAGCAGCGTCCCTTTGGTGAAAATGGCCAAATAGTTCGACCATTATTGGATTTCTCAAAACGAGAATTGGCTGAATATGCGGATATCCATGATATAAAACATGTTCAGGACGAAACAAATTTTGATAATATAACTTTACGCAATCGACTTCGAAACAATATTTTCCCTCAATTACAAAAGGAAAACGGACAGTTGTTGGCGCATTTTCGATTTTTTGACCAGCAGGTGACGGCATTGGTCAGTTTGGCTAAAAAACAGTTCAGTCAAATTGAAGCTGATATGTCGTTGGAAGAATCGCCACAACAAATTATCGGTTGGATAAAACCGATATTAAATTTAGATACTGAACAACAAACGTTGTTCTGGGGCAATTTCTTTACAAAACGAAAACTGGACATTTCCATCAGTAATCGTCAGATAGACCAGATTATTGAAATTGTCTGTTCAGATGATGCTAATGCCTCAATCAATTTAGCGGATTCGTGGGAATTTATCCGAACGTATGACAGATTCGTTGTCAAAAAGTCGACACCACAGATTCTGGACGAAATGGATGTTTCTATCGGTAAAGAAGTGACTTGGGGCAATAAAAAATTGACCATTACAACTGACGATAGCGATTACACATTAACTACAGAAAATATTCCCCAAACGATTACGTTGAGAACGCGCCGTGACGGTGATAAACTGCTTTTATCAAATGGTCGCCATCAAAAATTAAGTAAACGATTTATAAATGAAAAAGTCCCAGCCTATGAGCGTGACAACTATTTGGTTTTATTATTTGATAATCGGATAGTTTGGGTTGAAAAAATTTATAATTTGGGTGATTATTTAAAAAAAGGTAAAAATCATTACAAAATTAACTTTGTTGAGGTAAAAGAATGA
- a CDS encoding RNA-binding S4 domain-containing protein, which yields MRLDKYLKVSRIIKRRTVAKEFADNGRASINDHVAKSSSEVSVGDVLELHFGERTMKVRVLNIKETTKKTDSTDMYEEV from the coding sequence ATGAGATTAGATAAGTATCTAAAAGTAAGTCGTATTATCAAGAGAAGAACCGTCGCTAAGGAGTTTGCAGACAACGGCCGTGCATCAATCAATGATCATGTTGCCAAATCGTCTAGTGAAGTTTCAGTAGGTGATGTATTAGAATTACACTTTGGGGAGAGAACTATGAAAGTTCGTGTTCTCAACATCAAAGAAACAACTAAGAAAACTGATTCTACAGATATGTATGAAGAAGTTTAA
- a CDS encoding S1 domain-containing RNA-binding protein yields the protein MTVEVGAKTEGKVTGITNFGAFVDLGEGQSGMVHISEIADGYVKDIHDVLNIGDTVKVLVLSEKDHKIALSIKQASDKPKPKYHAHRSHERNDRKPQQHKPESFDDMMSGFMKESEERLSVIKKNTEGKRGGRGGRRS from the coding sequence ATGACAGTTGAAGTAGGAGCTAAAACAGAAGGTAAAGTAACAGGAATTACAAATTTTGGGGCTTTTGTAGACCTTGGAGAAGGACAAAGCGGAATGGTGCACATCAGTGAAATTGCTGACGGTTATGTCAAAGATATTCATGATGTGTTAAACATTGGCGATACTGTTAAGGTTTTAGTTCTTAGTGAGAAGGATCATAAAATTGCACTTTCAATTAAACAAGCTTCAGATAAGCCAAAACCAAAATATCATGCACATCGTTCACACGAGCGTAATGATAGAAAGCCACAACAACATAAGCCAGAAAGCTTCGATGATATGATGTCTGGATTCATGAAAGAGAGTGAAGAAAGACTCAGTGTTATCAAGAAGAATACTGAAGGCAAGCGTGGTGGCCGTGGCGGACGCCGTAGTTAA
- the lysS gene encoding lysine--tRNA ligase — protein MNDQLRVRRDKLQELYDEGVDPFGSRFERTALAQDIHDKYGDEDKETLEEQDLPVVIAGRMMTKRGKGKVGFADLRDRSGKIQIYVRKDVVGEENYHIFKRSDIGDHLGIHGEIMKTDMGELTVKATHVTMLSKSLRPLPDKFHGLTNVEQIYRQRYLDLIANQDSFDRFKKRTKIISAVREYLDGEGFMSVETPVLNTQAGGASARPFITHHNAMDMTMYLRIALELPLKRLIVGGFERVYEIGRAFRNEGMDPQHNPEYTSLETYAAYWDMTDVMKEVEGMFRHAAEKANGSQVVSYQGEEIDLSKPFKRIKMVDAIKEQTGIDFSQDMDLEQARKLADEKGVHYEDFWGVGHIIAEFFEEFVEDTLKQPTFVYEYPLEVSPLAKKSKDNPNFTDRFEVYILGHEYGNAFTELNDPIDQRERFEAQAAEREKGNDEAEHIDNDYVEAMEYGMPPTGGLGIGIDRLVMLLTDAPSIRDVILFPTMRPEDNADNEE, from the coding sequence ATGAATGACCAACTACGGGTTAGACGTGATAAACTTCAAGAATTATATGATGAAGGCGTTGATCCATTCGGTTCAAGATTCGAAAGAACTGCTTTGGCTCAAGACATTCATGACAAGTACGGTGACGAGGACAAAGAAACTCTTGAAGAACAAGATTTGCCTGTTGTTATTGCTGGTCGTATGATGACAAAACGTGGTAAAGGTAAAGTTGGTTTTGCTGATCTACGTGATAGAAGTGGCAAGATTCAAATTTATGTTCGTAAAGATGTTGTCGGTGAAGAAAACTATCACATCTTTAAGCGTTCAGATATTGGTGATCACCTAGGTATCCATGGTGAAATCATGAAAACTGACATGGGTGAATTAACTGTTAAAGCAACCCACGTTACAATGCTTTCTAAATCACTACGTCCATTGCCTGATAAATTCCATGGTTTAACAAACGTTGAACAAATTTATCGTCAAAGATATTTGGACTTAATTGCTAACCAAGATAGTTTTGACCGTTTCAAGAAGCGTACTAAGATTATTTCAGCTGTTCGTGAATATTTGGATGGTGAAGGCTTCATGTCAGTTGAAACTCCTGTCCTAAATACTCAAGCCGGTGGTGCTAGTGCCCGTCCATTTATCACACACCACAATGCGATGGATATGACAATGTATCTTCGTATCGCTTTGGAGCTACCTTTGAAGAGATTAATTGTTGGTGGTTTTGAACGTGTCTATGAAATTGGTCGTGCTTTCCGTAACGAAGGTATGGATCCACAACATAATCCTGAATATACTTCATTGGAAACATATGCCGCTTATTGGGATATGACAGATGTTATGAAGGAAGTCGAAGGAATGTTCAGACATGCTGCTGAGAAAGCTAATGGCTCACAAGTTGTTAGCTATCAAGGTGAAGAAATTGATTTGAGCAAGCCTTTCAAACGTATTAAGATGGTTGATGCTATCAAGGAACAAACAGGTATCGACTTTAGTCAAGATATGGACCTTGAACAAGCTCGTAAGTTAGCTGACGAAAAGGGAGTTCACTATGAAGACTTCTGGGGTGTTGGTCACATTATCGCTGAATTCTTCGAAGAATTTGTTGAAGATACTTTGAAGCAACCAACATTCGTTTATGAATATCCACTTGAAGTTTCACCATTAGCTAAGAAGAGCAAGGATAACCCTAACTTTACAGATCGATTTGAAGTTTATATCTTAGGTCACGAATACGGTAATGCCTTTACTGAATTAAATGACCCAATTGATCAAAGAGAACGTTTTGAAGCACAAGCTGCTGAACGTGAAAAGGGTAATGACGAAGCTGAACATATCGATAACGATTACGTAGAAGCCATGGAATATGGTATGCCACCAACTGGTGGACTAGGAATCGGTATTGATCGTTTAGTTATGCTATTAACTGATGCACCTTCAATCCGTGACGTTATTTTGTTCCCAACAATGAGACCAGAAGATAACGCTGATAACGAAGAATAA
- a CDS encoding putative polysaccharide biosynthesis protein, with protein sequence MQKEVSRAIKGTWILTIASLFSELLSAIYRIPLQNIVGDRGYFIYQQVYPIYGIFSVLALSGLPVVISKTFAQQESIAAKHNLLKKTFSILMAGSVVIMALLWISSRYLASMMGDQNLYWEVRVVALTFLLVPFEASLRGYFQSDLIMEPSAISQVSEQFFRIVIIIASAMLFGHGVLDVYQMGTLANSGAFIGGLLAVAILVVKFLKNRAIEVEVPNADKTIKLEHGLALEIVLIVVFTGITIFYQFIDSFSTVRLLLHSGMALNQAEIQKGIFDRGQPLLQLGIVISLSFVSTIMPQLKETNRIQQNKNTIQKMVRVCLWLSVAETAGLIALMPEINTMLFTDTSGSKTLSIYMLSILIVSFINLLIAVTSGDDEKNFHKLILFGMSLVTKVALNIILVPKFGIAGGAIATVLSECVILFGIMTIYKFDRKFLSLDRKFVRNMIKLGLIMAIFVRIVVKILASYLVMTRANCVLINIIAIPLGAIVYLKLSKRWHMLTKEEWEILPMGKYITKFMKIED encoded by the coding sequence ATGCAAAAAGAAGTGTCTAGGGCTATTAAGGGGACCTGGATTCTGACTATTGCCTCATTGTTCTCGGAACTTTTGAGTGCTATTTATCGGATTCCATTACAGAATATTGTTGGGGATCGTGGTTATTTTATTTATCAACAGGTTTATCCCATTTACGGTATTTTCTCCGTTTTGGCTCTGTCCGGCTTGCCAGTGGTGATTTCAAAAACTTTTGCACAGCAGGAGTCAATCGCTGCTAAACATAATTTATTGAAGAAGACTTTCAGTATTTTAATGGCTGGAAGTGTGGTCATTATGGCTTTGTTGTGGATATCTTCAAGATATTTGGCAAGTATGATGGGAGACCAAAATTTGTACTGGGAAGTACGAGTAGTGGCGTTGACGTTTTTATTAGTTCCTTTTGAAGCTAGTTTGAGAGGCTATTTTCAGAGTGATTTAATTATGGAACCGAGTGCAATTTCACAAGTTTCGGAACAATTTTTCCGCATCGTGATTATCATTGCAAGTGCTATGTTGTTTGGACATGGTGTTTTGGATGTCTATCAGATGGGAACATTGGCCAATTCTGGTGCCTTTATTGGCGGATTATTGGCCGTAGCAATTTTAGTCGTGAAGTTTTTGAAAAATAGAGCGATCGAAGTTGAAGTTCCCAACGCGGATAAAACGATTAAATTGGAACATGGTTTAGCGTTAGAGATAGTTTTAATCGTAGTTTTTACAGGTATCACAATTTTTTATCAGTTTATCGATTCCTTCTCGACCGTGCGGTTATTGTTGCATTCGGGGATGGCTTTGAATCAAGCTGAGATTCAAAAAGGAATCTTCGACCGTGGGCAACCGTTGTTACAATTGGGAATTGTTATTTCCCTGTCGTTTGTTTCAACCATCATGCCGCAGTTGAAAGAGACCAATCGAATTCAACAAAATAAGAACACGATTCAAAAAATGGTACGTGTCTGTCTCTGGTTATCAGTTGCTGAAACAGCTGGTTTGATCGCATTGATGCCAGAAATAAATACAATGCTGTTCACTGATACGAGTGGTTCGAAGACTTTGAGTATTTACATGCTGTCGATTTTAATCGTTTCCTTTATTAATTTATTAATAGCTGTTACAAGTGGCGACGACGAAAAAAACTTCCATAAGTTGATTTTGTTCGGGATGTCCCTAGTAACAAAGGTAGCGTTGAATATCATTTTGGTGCCAAAATTTGGAATTGCTGGTGGAGCCATTGCCACAGTTTTGAGTGAGTGCGTAATTTTGTTTGGAATCATGACGATTTACAAGTTTGACCGAAAGTTCTTGTCGCTCGATAGGAAATTCGTACGTAATATGATCAAGCTTGGTTTGATTATGGCAATTTTTGTCAGAATCGTCGTCAAAATTTTAGCTAGTTATCTAGTGATGACTCGAGCTAATTGTGTTTTGATCAATATTATTGCCATACCTTTGGGAGCGATTGTTTATTTAAAGCTTTCAAAACGTTGGCATATGTTGACCAAAGAAGAGTGGGAGATTTTACCCATGGGCAAATATATTACTAAGTTTATGAAAATAGAGGATTAA